The DNA window tttgagtgtttttttttaaaaaaactttgtgGGATTAAACCTTAATTTACACGTTTCTGAATTTGTCAATTTGTTGCATTTGACAAAAGCAATAAATCTGTGAACTCACAGCAATTCCATTTGCTACCGTCTTTTTCAGCACAATATCTGATTTTTATTTGGGGCTTTTCTCTTGAGTTATCTTCTTTGCTTAGCAAGGTAAATGCTTCTGTTTATTTCAACAATTCCATTGAAATCATTTGGGAATCTTGGATTATTTCTACTTCATTGTGGAATTGACATAAATTTCTGTTTTTCTTGTAAAGATTTGTTCTTACCCAAAATCTCAAACACCCCAAGTGTTGTTCTTCGGGATTGTTGCTACTTTATTGTGGAATTATCATAAATTTCTCTGTTTCTTGTAAAGATTGGTACTTACCCAAAATCTGAAACACCccaagttttgttcttttggatTGTTGCTACTTCATTGTGGAattagtataaatttttctGTTTCTTGTAAAGATTGGTTCTTTTTCAAAATCTGAAACACCCCAAGTTTTGCTCTTTTGTgttcttttactttatgttaGGTGTTGAGTTTCAATTAGGGGAATCTTTAGGTACTCTTTCAGATGGGGTTTTGGGTTTGCTCAAAgaatttaattattgtaatgatTAAGTTATTGGAGCTGAAGGAATATAAGGGTAATGGGAGAAAAACAGTAAGAGGAAGATTGAGTCAGAAATGTTGAGAAATTAGGTGAAAATATAGCAAGTTCACTTCATTGATGATGCAATATCGTCATGATTACATAAGTCTTTCTTCTGTATCGAGGAtcatcaaaataaacaagaatacTATTTCGATGGAAAATACCATTTATGGGATGCATTAGAGAGTATGAAAGATTAAGAACTAGTGTGGATGGTTATAATATGTTTCTAAGCTCTTATAGGCAGTGGCAGTGCCACTCTTGTCCAAGAGGTGTCAGTTGACAACCATTCGATTGGAAAATTACACAGTGTAGATAGggaaattttttatgtgttCGTTGAATCCCGTTGGATTCTTTTTGTgcttacttctttatatttggACTATTTCTTGTGAAAATCCTGGCCCCACCAGTGCTTGTAGGAATAGAAAATGGTTGTTGGAACCTTGAGTTTATGACACTCATATGCTTACTTCTTTGACATGTGTCGTATTCTTGCTGTCAAGTTCACTTTTTTGGCATATATCACGCTCCTGCACAACCCTTTTTGCATCATCGATTTGTTTAGGTCAATTTCAAACTGCTATTGAACCATCCTTTTTGGAATCATCTAATTACTTAGGCCAATTTGAAACTGAGTTTAGTTTCTATTGAGTTGCTACTATACCTCAGTGTGCAGTAACGACTGAAGCGTGCATGATTTCTGTAAGCTGTTTCCTGGCTCTGTCTGCCCTTTCCACCCATGTTTTTTCCTTGATATCTGAGCACCTTATCTGAAGAGTTACATGAGAAATAGGATTTGGCCTACTGCTTAGGGCTGCAATGGCCTTGATGGTGTCGTCATCATCTGCATAGTCGTCTATGACTTCTTTATTCATGTTGGTTGCATCTTGTTGATTGTGTTGCAAGTAGACTGTTCTTCATCCCTTCTGCACATTGCATCAACTGGATTATTCTCTCCTTTTTCTCTTATTGCATCTTGCAGCTTAGTTACAATAGATTGGTCTACACAGCATGTTAAGATGTATTCATCTTTGAGTTCTTCTTTAGATACTTAAAAGCTGAAATGTTCAGTCACAATGATAATATGTGAAAGGTATAGATATTGTCTCCATTTTAATACAGCCAATGAAAGGTCTATGAGATCTTTTTCATAGGTTGAGAGACCTTGATGTTTAATGCTAAGTGCTTGACAAGGGATTGCAATAGGTTTTCCTTCTTGCATTACCACATCACCTATCTGTTTAGTCTTAGTTATGCAATTTCACATTCAAGGTTTTGGTAAAATTCTGTAGTACTGACCTATAAAGAAATCGATAATGCCAAACGGTGAGCCTCTATCATGGATTTTTTAAGGTCTAGGAATGCAGTGGTGGCTTCACGGAGTCCGTGAAGAAATATCCCTTCTTCAGTGGTATAGTAAGGGGCCCGCTGATCTTCCGTAATTTCTTATATGTCCTCCGTGATAGAATATTAGGTCAAGAGATTCCTTCAGCTCCTTGATTGAAAAGGACTATGGCGAATTTCTCTTTGATAATGCCATAATGGTGGTGTCACAGAATTTGTATATCCAACCCCCAAGTACTCCCCTTGGATATTTGCAAGCAAATGACACTCGCTTAGCAACTAAGCACAATCTCTACGTGCTGCAAATAATCTGTAAACGAGAAGCCGTAAACTAGAACATCCAAGAAAACAAGGATGATTCCCTTAGGTAAATTCCAAAGACATCATGCATACGGGACCATATTTGTAAATTTAAAGGGAATCACCCTGAATTACCACCTACTATGGTCCAATAGGTAACCATCAAGTTTGTACCTGAATGAATGGGCATAAGGAGGACAGAGGGAAGGGTATTCAAATGCAAGGTGAGCTTGAACATGGAATTGGTGAAATGAGATAATTGACATTGTTAGGTATTGATGTGTTAAATTCATCATGGAGCAAggttacaaaagaaaaaaaaggattatTCATCTTGTTTCGGTCTACTATATAGCCAAGTTTTTTTAGCTTTTTTGAATTGGAAGTTTCTAAATGTGATGTGCGCTTGGCATTTACTCCTGTTACAATATCTCTAGGTAAAGCTAGGCCACTGTGGAACGAGTTTTTCTGTAATCCTTTGAAAACCTCAGTGCACTGATTGTATTACTAATGTATGCTAGTCTCTCTGCCGCCACTGCCGACTTGTACAAAGTTTGGCTGAGAAGAGATGTTGGCCTTTTCTATTAAGAAGAGTGTTACTTGTGATATATAAAGTGCTAGCAGTTCACATTATGATTCTCTTTATTCTACTGTAAGGATAATTATGTATGTTCCGTGTTAATTCATTTGCTTATCAATCAAATGATTCAAATTGCATATTTCAGGTTGACGTCAACCAATAGTAGTACACCAACATTATATTTGTTGATAAAGATAGGTGCAAGCTTGGTGGTTATGACTGCACTCATCGAAGGTCTTCCTGATGCTGTTGCCATTAGGTGCCTTGCACGGGTTCCATTCTACCTTCATCCAAAGTTAGAGCTTGTTTCCCATTCCTGGAGAGCTGCTATTCAAAGTGCTGAACTATTTAAAGCTAGACAGGAGGTCAACTCATCTGAAGAATTTTTATGTGTATCCGCATTTGAACCTGAAAACTTATGGGAGCTCTATGATCCTACACATGACCTTTGGATTACTCTCCCGATTCTCCCCTCCAACATCAGTCATTTTGCTCGCTTCAGTGTTGTTTCTACTGCTGGGAAGCTGTTTGTTTTAGGTGGTGGCAGTGATGCTGTGGATCCATTGACAGGTGACCAAGATGGAATTTTTGCAACTGACAGGGTCTGGTCATATGATCCTGCAACCCGAACATGGAATCCGCGTGCATCTATGCTTGTACCTCGTGCCATGTTTGCTTGTTGTGTGTTGGATGGGAAGATAGTCGCTGCAGGGGGTTTTACTAACCGCAGAAAATCAATATGCAATGCGGAAATCTATGATCCTGAGACGGATGTCTGGGTACAATTACCTGATCTCCATCATGCGCACAATTCTGCTTGCTCGGGAGTAGTTTTTGGTGGTAAAGTTCATGTCTTGCATAAAGGATTGTCAACTATTCAGGTTTTAGAAAATTTCAAGCAGGGTTGGATTGCTCACGAGTATTCTTGGCTCCAGGGCCCGATGACTGTCGTTAGGGAAAGTCTTTATGTTATGAGCAATTGGTTCATTTATAAGCAGGAAGGAGAATCAAGAAGAATGATAGTTTCAGCATCTGATTTTCGTAGGAGAATCGGGTATGCTATGATAGGGTTGGGAGATGATATTTATATAGTTGGAGGGGTTAATGGACCTGATTACTGGAATTGTAGCGTCAAAGTGCTGTCTGATGTTGATGTCTTGACCCTTGGAAGTGAGAGGCCAGCGTGGCGTAAGGTTGCTCCATTGACAAGGTGCAAAGGGACAATCCTTGGCTGCACACAGCTGAGAATTTAGGACAAGCATAAATGGGGATGAAATTTATTTCAGTGTTATCAAATAAATGCTACAACGAACATTTGGCACTAAAGGGGCTGCTAGGGATAGCGTGAAGTAGACAAGTGAATAG is part of the Solanum stenotomum isolate F172 chromosome 8, ASM1918654v1, whole genome shotgun sequence genome and encodes:
- the LOC125874748 gene encoding F-box/kelch-repeat protein SKIP30-like; this translates as MTALIEGLPDAVAIRCLARVPFYLHPKLELVSHSWRAAIQSAELFKARQEVNSSEEFLCVSAFEPENLWELYDPTHDLWITLPILPSNISHFARFSVVSTAGKLFVLGGGSDAVDPLTGDQDGIFATDRVWSYDPATRTWNPRASMLVPRAMFACCVLDGKIVAAGGFTNRRKSICNAEIYDPETDVWVQLPDLHHAHNSACSGVVFGGKVHVLHKGLSTIQVLENFKQGWIAHEYSWLQGPMTVVRESLYVMSNWFIYKQEGESRRMIVSASDFRRRIGYAMIGLGDDIYIVGGVNGPDYWNCSVKVLSDVDVLTLGSERPAWRKVAPLTRCKGTILGCTQLRI